One window of the Colletotrichum destructivum chromosome 6, complete sequence genome contains the following:
- a CDS encoding Putative NmrA-like domain, NAD(P)-binding domain superfamily: MSDILVATSAGGRQCSHFLPLLTSGSSIFKLRLAAHSENSAAKLRTKYPDAEVVVVDLVSLSECRELVRGASAVFHAGPSIHSREREMGLNMIDAATAESQTPGSRFRHFVLSTVLGTQHRKLMQHDLKSYVEERLMLSPIPWTILQPTNFMDSYPVAKLAAMETPVMERMWSPDVANSVIALRDLAEATAKVLIEGEKHYYAQYPLCSTAPISDSEVVEIIGRQIGRDVRVNKPSFEKGVDFLMHMVFGSNIDNAQSGFGIVGTEGDLRPDISKDKAERLVLFYNRYGLVGNPNVLRWLLGREPTSVEEWVNIKLAEAKFKYVT, from the coding sequence ATGTCGGACATCCTCGTGGCCACTAGCGCTGGCGGCAGACAGTGCTCccacttcctccccctcctcaccTCTGGCAGTAGTATTTTCAAACTCCGCCTGGCAGCCCACTCCGAGAACTCGGCCGCCAAGCTCCGAACCAAATACCCCGACGCCGAAGTCGTGGTTGTTGACCTCGTCTCCCTGTCCGAATGCCGCGAGCTGGTCCGGGGCGCGAGCGCGGTGTTCCACGCCGGCCCCAGCATCCACTCGCGCGAGCGCGAGATGGGCCTCAACATGATCGACGCCGCGACCGCGGAATCGCAGACGCCCGGCAGCCGGTTCCGGCACTTTGTGCTCTCCACCGTGCTGGGCACCCAGCACCGCAAGCTGATGCAGCACGACCTCAAGAGCTACGTCGAGGAGCGCCTGATGCTCAGCCCTATCCCTTGGACCATCCTGCAGCCCACAAACTTCATGGACTCGTACCCCGTTGCCAAGCTAGCCGCCATGGAGACTCCCGTCATGGAGCGCATGTGGAGTCCCGACGTTGCCAACAGCGTCATCGCGCTGCGGGATCtcgccgaggcgacggccaAGGTCTTGATCGAGGGCGAGAAGCACTACTACGCGCAATATCCGCTGTGTAGCACCGCGCCAATATCCGATTCGGAAGTGGTTGAAATCATTGGCAGGCAGATTGGCAGGGATGTACGCGTTAACAAGCCCTCCTTCGAGAAAGGAGTCGACTTCCTCATGCATATGGTGTTTGGAAGCAACATCGATAACGCTCAGTCCGGGTTTGGTATCGTCGGCACCGAAGGAGACTTGAGACCTGACATCAGCAAGGATAAGGCCGAGAGGCTTGTCTTGTTTTACAATAGGTATGGCTTGGTTGGGAACCCCAATGTGCTGAGGTGGCTTCTGGGCCGCGAGCCGACCAGTGTGGAAGAATGGGTCAATATCAAGTTGGCCGAGGCAAAGTTCAAATATGTAACATAG
- a CDS encoding Putative chloroperoxidase — translation MAIYRVCFLSLLIAAGASAFLTEEQYPWKPAGPGDLRSPCPGLNALANHGLLPRDGRNIDLETLGEATALGYNMEHNTMLAVGIPSLTTSTTGNASTFHLSDVNQHTPQVTEHDGSLTRDDAYFGDSNTFSPAAWGRALHSWGDIEIIDFPAAAREIKARFEWGEIHNPEFNGTFARTGSLLQYALLLSAFGDYGNANMTLVRYWVEHERLPLKLGWQPPAANINSTMNRLIAANISALWV, via the exons ATGGCCATTTACCGAGTGTGCTTCCTCAGTCTCCTGATCGCCGCTGGCGCATCGGCTTTCCTCACGGAGGAACAGTACCCCTGGAAGCCCGCGGGGCCGGGTGACCTGCGCTCGCCGTGCCCGGGCCTGAACGCCCTGGCCAACCACGGGCTGCTCCCCCGAGACGGACGGAACATTGACTTGGAGACTCTCGGCGAGGCGACCGCGCTCGGCTACAACATGGAACACAACACGATGCTCGCCGTCGGGATCCCCTCCCTGACGACGTCGACTACGGGCAACGCCTCGACTTTCCACCTCAGCGACGTCAACCAGCACACGCCGCAAGTCACCGAGCACGACGGCAGCTTGACGCGGGACGACGCCTACTTTGGGGACAGCAACACCTTCAGTCCGGCGGCGTGGGGCCGCGCGCTGCACTCCTGGGGCGATATCGAGATCATTGAT TTCCCCGCTGCCGCCAGAGAGATCAAGGCTCGGTTTGAATGGGGCGAGATCCACAACCCGGAGTTCAACGGCACGTTCGCGAGGACCGGGTCGCTGCTCCAGTACGCGCTGCTCCTGTCGGCATTCGGGGACTACGGGAACGCCAACATGACCCTGGTCCGGTATTGGGTGGAGCACGAGAGGCTGCCGTTGAAGCTCGGATGGCAGCCCCCCGCGGCCAATATCAATTCCACCATGAACAGGCTCATTGCCGCGAATATTTCCGCGCTCTGGGTGTGA
- a CDS encoding Putative mycotoxin biosynthesis protein UstYa, producing MGLQSSHDQESGQHLLDEDHSYMEEGVAERRENRLKLISKSGSLQRLATFISFFLNFVLSALCLTLWRRASLLVSPLPPWPNTLYSPAQGAVEYEIVTFNSDFAEDHSGTTEFYGASPEANHAWKQLMDPYTVQITGKEAERISRPTSKISSDPDYYITNLDVYHQLHCLNDIRKFVAQHNSTEHQLNRMQTMHKFHCIDSIRQSLMCSADVSLVHWYWAPSPGKHFPNATTTHICRKWSKIEEWAVSHRLDEERFDRHKFVE from the exons ATGGGGCTGCAATCATCTCACGATCAGGAGAGCGGACAGCATCTGCTGGATGAGGACCACTCCTACATGGAAGAGGGAGTCGCCGAACGCAGAGAAAACCGTCTCAAACTCATTTCTAAGTCTGGTTCGCTCCAGAGACTTGCAACTTTTATCTCTTTCTTCCTGAACTTCGTTCTCTCTGCGCTGTGCCTCACGCTCTGGCGAAGGGCCAGCCTGCTGGTGTCTCCCCTTCCGCCATGGCCAAATACCCTGTATT CTCCGGCTCAAGGAGCCGTAGAATACGAAATAGTAACGTTCAACTCAGACTTTGCTGAAGATCA TTCAGGAACGACCGAGTTCTACGGCGCATCTCCAGAAGCCAACCATGCCTGGAAACAGCTGATGGACCCCTATACGGTCCAAATCACCGGaaaggaggccgagaggatCTCCCGCCCTACCTCCAAGATCTCAAGCGATCCAGACTACTACATCACCAACCTGGACGTCTACCACCAGCTACACTGCCTCAACGACATCCGCAAGTTTGTCGCGCAGCACAACTCGACCGAACATCAACTGAACAGGATGCAGACGATGCACAAGTTCCACTGCATCGACAGCATCCGGCAGAGCTTGATGTGCAGCGCGGACGTCAGCCTGGTGCACTGGTACTGGGCGCCGAGTCCGGGGAAGCATTTTCCGAACGCCACGACCACGCACATTTGCAGGAAGTGGTCCAAGATCGAGGAGTGGGCAGTCAGTCACAGGCTGGACGAGGAAAGGTTTGATCGGCACAAGTTCGTGGAATAG
- a CDS encoding Putative flavin amine oxidase, FAD/NAD(P)-binding domain superfamily produces MKPVTHTVGLLALLTPALGLAVGSQGVFGRSSTNLTTPALDPTKGNPATEVHEVPPQNEFDIIVVGGGFSGVMAAYDATQAGHKTLVLEARHRIGGRSQTQALHSAPDKLVELGATWINKITQPVSYALCEQFGLETAEQYTTGDVISQIANGTVHRTPQTLNQTGEPSPVDLFNGLMATAANNTDIYNFDEFPEDEDVTLAEWVAKQGLWDEPGVKEAAGSLTSALVGRMPHELGAHYILDYIKSGKGLVSLSTEGEFGAQSLKIKKGTSAITDALVGTMEEGSVKVNSPVNRVVQLGGEGVLVTTVHGQRYKARKVIIAIPTNTYSRIHFTPPLPASKRGLATKTMPGIYAKVILSYPAPWWREAGLVGKVFSEVGPISFGWETSDIETEQYSLAFFVAGDFAAAWHELTDLGREEAIVEHLVTLVGSELADEARNLTEYNAVEWTKEEYLWGGPTSSMGPGMLRKYGVSLRESFGNLHFGGGETAFEWKGYLEGALTSGKRVAKEVIEALESDR; encoded by the exons ATGAAACCTGTTACGCACACCGTCGGACTACTCGCCCTCCTCACGCCTGCCTTAGGGCTTGCCGTGGGGAGTCAAGGGGTTTTCGGCCGGTCTTCGACGAACCTCACGACCCCGGCGCTCGATCCTACAAAGGGCAACCCCGCGACCGAAGTCCATGAGGTACCGCCGCAGAATGAGTTCGACATCATCGttgtgggcggcgggttcTCCGGAGTCATGGCGGCGTACGACGCTACTCAGGCCGGGCATAAGACCCTGGTCCTTGAGGCAAGGCACCGCATCGGCGGCCGAAGTCAGACTCAGGCGTTGCATAGCGCGCCGGACAAACTTGTCGAGCTGGGTGCCACTTGGATCAACAAGATCACCCAGCCCGTCAGCTATGCTCTATGCGAGCAATTTGGTTTAGAAACTGCGGAGCAGTACACCACGGGCGATGTCATCAGCCAAATCGCCAATGGCACTGTCCATCGGACACCTCAGACACTCAACCAA ACCGGCGAACCTAGCCCTGTGGACTTGTTCAACGGCCTGATGGCGACCGCTGCGAACAACACCGACATCTACAACTTTGACGAGTTCccagaggacgaagacgtgACCTTGGCCGAGTGGGTCGCCAAACAGGGGCTGTGGGATGAACCTGGAGTCAAGGAAGCCGCCGGAAGCTTGACCAGCGCGCTTGTCGGCCGCATGCCCCATGAGCTTGGTGCCCATTACATCCTAGACTACATCAAGTCCGGAAAAGGTCTGGTCAGCCTAAGCACGGAAGGCGAATTCGGCGCCCAATCGCTGAAGATTAAGAAAG GAACGTCTGCAATTACTGACGCACTCGTTGGCACCATGGAAGAGGGGAGCGTGAAGGTGAACAGCCCTGTGAACCgcgtcgtccagctcggcggcgagggggtcCTCGTGACGACGGTCCACGGACAGAGATACAAAGCCAGGAAAGTCATCATCGCGATCCCCACCAACACATACTCCCGCATCCACTTCACGCCGCCCCTGCCGGCTTCCAAGAGAGGCCTGGCGACGAAGACCATGCCGGGCATCTACGCCAAGGTGATCCTGAGCTACCCGGCGCCGTGGTGGCgggaggccggcctcgtgggcaAGGTCTTCTCGGAGGTCGGGCCTATCTCCTTCGGCTGGGAGACCAGCGACATTGAGACGGAGCAGTACAGCCTTGCCTTTTTCGTCGCGGGAgacttcgccgccgcgtGGCACGAGCTGACCGACCTGGggcgcgaggaggccatcgtcgagcaTCTGGTCACGCTCGTCGGCTCCGAATTGGCCGATGAGGCGCGCAACCTCACGGAGTACAACGCCGTCGAGTGGACCAAAGAGGAGTACCTCTGGGGCGGGCCCACGTCGTCCATGGGACCGGGCATGCTGCGCAAGTACGGCGTCTCGTTGAGGGAGTCGTTTGGCAACTTGCATTTCGGCGGAGGCGAGACAGCATTTGAATGGAAAGGGTATCTGGAGGGCGCCCTCACTTCTGGTAAGAGAGTTGCGAAGGAGGTCATCGAGGCTCTTGAATCGGACCGTTAG
- a CDS encoding Putative major facilitator superfamily, MFS transporter superfamily has translation MAAINPASAPQVSDQSQPTGEHDVEKNSAQDVVDIHADPLKPESDGSPEYKQEGVKKVEAITTVWSPKMLWVVFALLYLVSFSDGLLQSVQSNLTPYVTSAFGQHGLLATTSIVSTILGGVSKLTIAKIIDIRGRAEGFIGMVFLVIIGMIMKATCQNVETYAAAQTIFWVGHLGLIYIITIVLADMTSLKNRMTMIALNGTPTIATTFAGPKIAQLFYDQVNFRWAFGAFAIILIGFSAPVAVIFFFSEAKAKKAGLIAPKQKTRSSFESFKHYFVEFDKWHQVLTLNYEVVGLILVMAGWSMLLLPFSLVSNATHQWESPTIICLIIFGVVSLVLFAVWERYFAKVSLFPYQFLKDRTVLGACLVYGIMFASIYCWDSYYQSYLQVAHNQDITSSGYILNAFSLTSAIISPFIGVAIRYTGRFKYIALAGVPICVLGTALLIHFRTPSTSVGYLVMCQIFNGVASGIFSICSQIAIMSSVTHQQIAVALALHGLFGSIGAAIGLAIAGGIWNNVLKNAIRQQLPAGSKDLTASIFASITTQLSYPMGSPIRTAIIAAYADVQRKMVIAGCAFIPLIFLSLLLWRNINVKTVEEEKGKQTKGTVF, from the exons atggccgccatcaacccggcgtcggcgccacAGGTGTCGGACCAGAGCCAACCTACTGGAGAGCATGATGTTGAGAAGAATAGCGCTCAGGATGTGGTCGATATCCACGCGGACCCCCTGAAGCCCGAGTCGGATGGCAGCCCCGAGTACAAGCAAGAAGGTGTCAAGAAGGTGGAGGCCATCACCACGGTATGGTCCCCGAAGATGCTTTGGGTTGTCTTCGCTCT TCTGTATCTCGTCTCCTTCAGCGATGGCCTCCTGCAGTCCGTCCAGAGTAACCTGACGCCCTACGTGACGTCCGCCTTCGGCCAGCACGGACTGCTGGCCACTACCAGCATCGTCTCCACaatcctcggcggcgtctccAAGCTCACCATTGCCAAAATCATCGACATCCGAGGCCGTGCCGAGGGCTTCATCGGCATggtcttcctcgtcatcatcggcatgaTCATGAAGGCCACCTGCCAGAACGTCGAGACCTACGCCGCGGCCCAGACCATCTTCTGGGtcggccacctcggcctcatctacatcatcaccatcgtcctcgccgacatgACGTCCCTGAAGAACCGCATGACCATGATAGCCCTCAACGGCACGCCTACCATCGCCACAACCTTTGCCGGGCCAAAGATCGCTCAGCTCTTTTACGACCAGGTCAACTTCCGCTGGGCGTTTGGCGCTTTCGCCATCATCTTGATCGGTTTCAGTGCCCCAGTCGCCGTCATCTTTTTCTTcagcgaggccaaggccaagaaggccggctTGATCGCCCCTAAGCAGAAGACTCGATCTTCGTTTGAGTCCTTCAAGCACTACTTCGTTGAGTTTGACA AATGGCATCAAGTTCTGACATTGAACTATGAAGTCGTTGGCCTGATCTTGGTTATGGCTGGATGGTCcatgctgctgttgccgttCTCGCTCGTGTCCAATGCCACACACCAGTGGGAGAGCCCGACTATCATCTGCCTCATCatcttcggcgtcgtcagTCTGGTTCTCTTTGCCGTTTGGGAGAGGTACTTCGCCAaggtctctctcttcccgtATCAGTTCCTGAAGGACCGAACTGTCCTGGGTGCCTGCCTGGTCTACGGCATCATGTTCGCCTCCATCTA CTGCTGGGATTCGTACTATCAGTCGTACCTGCAAGTCGCACACAACCAGGACATCACCAGCTCTGGGTACATCTTGAACGCTTTCAGCCTGACTTCGGCCATAATCTCTCCCTTCATCGGAGT TGCCATTCGTTATACCGGCCGCTTCAAGTACATCGCCCTCGCTGGTGTGCCCATCTGCGTCCTCGGCaccgccctcctcatccaTTTCCGCACTCCCTCGACCAGCGTCGGCTATCTCGTCATGTGCCAGATCTTCAACGGCGTCGCCAGCGGCATCTTCAGCATCTGCTCCCAGATCGCCATCATGTCGTCTGTCACCCACCAGcagatcgccgtcgccctcgccctgcaCGGGCTCTTCGGTTCtatcggcgccgccatcggtctcgccatcgccggcggcatctgGAACAACGTGCTCAAGAACGCGATCCGGCAGCAGCTGCCGGCGGGGAGCAAAGACCTCACCGCCAGCATCTTTGCCAGCATCACCACCCAGCTCTCGTACCCGATGGGCAGCCCCATCCGAacggccatcatcgccgcctacGCCGACGTCCAGAGGAAGATGGTGATTGCCGGCTGTGCCTTCATTCCCTTGATCTTCCTGTCCTTGCTCCTCTGGCGCAATATCAACGTCAAGACggttgaggaggagaagggcaagcAGACAAAGGGCACTGTTTTCTAA
- a CDS encoding Putative complex I intermediate-associated protein 30, giving the protein MHIPVALRSLATAALFTPWNASQWVASDDTVRNGTSHSTLDIIAPGAPGNPFPESVANFHGTLDYETLGGAGFASQRTVDDWPGLDLSAFDTITLEIPYADGKRYSFNLKDTVPPPINGVEQSGVSWEFEFQLPAVEHTDGAVERVVMPFSEFVPTFRGRVQNDTAPLDLTSIKRVNIMIRSFFAEQDGDFELHIKSVIASKRGVEELRST; this is encoded by the exons ATGCACATCCCCGTCGCCCTACGCTCCCTGGCCACAGCGGCCCTCTTTACGCCCTGGAACGCGAGCCAGTGGGTCGCCTCCGACGACACTGTCCGCAACGGCACGAGTCATTCAAccctcgacatcatcgcgCCCGGCGCCCCCGGCAACCCGTTCCCCGAGTCTGTCGCCAACTTCCACGGCACCCTGGACTACGAGAcgctcggcggcgctgggTTCGCCTCCCAGAGGACCGTCGACGACTggcccggcctcgacctgTCTGCTTTCGACACCATTACCCTTGAGATCCCctacgccgacggcaagagGTACTCCTTCAACCTCAAGGACACCGTCCCGCCGCCCATCAATGGCGTCGAGCAGTCCGGCGTGAGCTGGGAGTTTGAATTCCAGCTCCCGGCCGTGGAGCACACCGACGGCGCTGTCGAGAGGGTTGTTATGCCCTTTTCCGAGTTCGTGCCGACATTTCGCGGCCGAGTGCAGAACGACACGGCGCCGCTCGACCTGACCAGCATCAAGAGGGTCAACATCATGATCCGGAG cttcttcgccgagcaGGATGGGGACTTTGAGCTGCATATCAAGTCGGTTATCGCATCGAAGCGGGGCGTCGAGGAATTGAGATCCACCTGA
- a CDS encoding Putative chitin-binding, type 1, PAN/Apple domain, Endochitinase-like superfamily, translating to MVRPHVIGLLCLIGVTTAVVSPDNSCGGSKAYTCPGSLCCSQYNYGVTDAHCGAGCQSKFGQCTITSGKKITPDGSCGGTNAYTCTGGTFGNCCSRYGYCGNTDEHCLNGCNSQFGDCSSISVGGVPASLDGTCGGSKGTTCQGTSYGNCCSQWGYCGSSADHCGTGCQSSFGTCTGGSGATTSAAKPSASSGSGGGTKVSPDGSCAGTNGYICPSGQCCSKNGYCGTTSDFCGFGCQSSFSAVSCTACPGSACAGTVTGNNPTCSANNNFCWTLSNKKFQIVCGRLASGAYLTYVDATSLGDCITKCSANSACVAASFYQGASTSCSLFSSYQGSASGNSAGGSQNHAYVRAASCP from the exons ATGGTTCGCCCTCACGTAATTGGGCTCCTTTGCCTCATAGGAGTCACCACAGCGGTGGTGTCGCCAGACAACAGCTGTGGAGGCTCCAAAGCATACACATGCCCTGGGTCTCTATGCTGCAGTCAATACAACTA CGGTGTCACCGACGCACACTGCGGAGCAGGCTGCCAGTCCAAGTTCGGCCAATGCACCATCACCTCGGGCAAGAAGATCACGCCTGACGGCTCCTGCGGCGGCACCAACGCATACACCTGCACGGGGGGCACTTTCGGAAACTGCTGCAGCCGCTACGGATACTGCGGCAACACGGACGAGCACTGTCTCAACGGATGCAACTCCCAGTTTGGCGACTGCAGCTCCATCTCCGTCGGGGGCGTACCCGCAAGCCTGGACGGCACATGCGGCGGCTCCAAGGGCACGACCTGCCAGGGAACCAGCTACGGCAACTGTTGCAGCCAGTGGGGATACTGCGGATCGTCGGCCGACCACTGCGGCACCGGTTGTCAGTCTTCCTTCGGAACCTGCACCGGTGGTTCGGGCGCCACtacctcggcggcgaagccctCAGCAAGCAGCGgatccggcggcggcaccaagGTGAGCCCGGACGGCAGCTGCGCTGGTACTAACGGCTATATCTGTCCCTCGGGGCAGTGTTG TTCCAAGAACGGATATTGCGGCACCACGAGCGACTTCTGCGGCTTCGGCTGCcagtcctccttctcggccgtgtCCTGCACGGCCTGCCCCGGATCGGCGTGCGCCGGCACGGTCACGGGCAACAACCCGACGTGCTCCGCCAACAATAACTTCTGCTGGACGCTCAGCAACAAGAAGTTCCAGATCGTCTGCGGCAGGCTGGCGTCGGGGGCGTACCTCACCTACGTCGACGCCACCAGCCTCGGCGACTGCATCACCAAGTGCTCCGCGAACTCGGCCTGCGTTGCGGCCTCGTTCTACCAGGGCGCGAGCACCTCCTGCAGTCTGTTCAGCAGTTACCAGGGTTCCGCGAGCGgcaactcggccggcggctccCAGAACCATGCCTACGTCCGCGCCGCCAGCTGCCCATAA